The Microcebus murinus isolate Inina chromosome 1, M.murinus_Inina_mat1.0, whole genome shotgun sequence genome includes a region encoding these proteins:
- the LOC142870554 gene encoding large ribosomal subunit protein eL42-like, whose product RRTFCKKCGKHQPHKVTQYKKGKDSLYAQGKRRYDRKQSGYGGQTKPIFRKKAKTTKKIVLRLECVEPNCRSKRMLAIKRCKHFELGGDKKRKGQVIQF is encoded by the coding sequence CGTCGGACTTTCTGTAAGAAATGTGGCAAGCACCAACCCCACAAAGTGACACAGTACAAGAAGGGCAAGGATTCTCTGTATGCCCAGGGAAAGCGGCGTTATGATAGGAAGCAGAGTGGCTATGGTGGGCAGACTAAGCCGATTTTCCGGAAAAAGgctaaaactacaaagaaaattgtGCTGAGGCTTGAGTGTGTCGAGCCCAACTGCAGATCTAAGAGAATGCTGGCTATTAAGAGATGCAAGCATTTTGAACTGGGAGgagataagaagagaaagggcCAAGTGATCCAGTTCTAA